GCGGCCACGACCGTCGACCCGGCGGAGCTTCAGAAGCGCTACGCCTTCCGCAAGGACACGCTGTCGACCCCGGAAACCCGCAGCCTCGTGCAGATCGCCGCCAAGGATGCGGCGGCCGCCCAGCGGATCGCCGCTCAGCTCCAGGCCGGCGCTGAGGCGACCACGGTGGCCAAATCCGTGGGCGTCGACGCTATCAACTATGCCGACCGTCCGCAGACCTCGATCGCCGACCGGAAGGCGGCAGCCGCGATCTTCGCCACGCCGGCCGGAGCCGTGCGCACCGTGCAGGGCGACCTTGGGCTGTCTGTCGTAAAGGTGCTCAAGATCACGCCGGGTCGTCAGGTCGGACTCGAAGAGATCCGCCCGCAACTCGAAGCCGAGATCCGCAAGGAGGCGGCTGCCGAGAAGGTCTATGCGCTGAGCCAGGCCTATGAGGACGCCCATCAGAAGGGCGCGAGTCTCTCCGAAGCCGCCCAAAAGGCCGGGGTGGCCGCCGTCACTATCGGTCCGCTGTCGAAAGATGGTCGCGATGATCGCGGCGCGCCCGTCGCCGGCCTGACACAGAAGCTGGTCGAGACCGCTTTCGAGCTGCCGGCCGGCGGCGAAAGCGACGTCACGGCCGAGCAAGAAGGGCGTTACTTCGCCGTACGTGTAGAGCGGGTCATCGCGCCCGCCATGCCGCCGATGGCGGAGGTGAAGCCAGCGCTCACCCGCGTCTGGACGCAGCGCGAAATGATGAAGCGCCTGCAGGCCAAGGCCGACGAGCTATCCGTCCGGTTGAGCAAGGGCGAAAGCTTGGCCGCGATCGGCGCCGGCATCGGCGTCCAGCCGGTGCGCGTCGCCGGCCTCGATCGCCGGAACGCCGGCCAGCACCCGAATTTCAGCCCCGACTTCCTGACCAAGGCCCTGGAGGGCAAGGCCGGGGATGTCTTCACGGGCCAGATCGCGCCCTTCGGCGTGGCCGTCGCCAAGATCGAAGCGACCCGGCCCGGCGACCCGGCGCAACTCGCCCTGGCGACGCAGCAGACCCGCCCGCAGATGACCGGCACCCTCTTGCAGGAACTGGTCGGCTCGCTTCGCGCCGGCGCGCGTAACTCGGTCAAGCCAAAGGTCGACGCCAACGCCGCCCGGGCCGCCCTAGGCCTGCCGCCGATCGACGCCAAGGCGGACGCTCCCAAGAAGGCCACGCCATGAAGCTAGAGCCCGCCTTCGAGGCGTTCGCCGAAGTCCACGCCAAGGGCGCGCCTCAGCTGGTCTGGACGCGCCTCATCGATGATCTTGAGACGCCCGTTTCCGCCTATCTGAAGATCGGCCATGGCCGGCCGTACGCCTTCCTCTTTGAATCCGTGGAAGGCGGAGCCTGGCGGGGGCGCTATTCGATCATCACCCTAAAGCCCGATCTGGTGTGGCGCTGCCATGGCGAGCAAGCCGAGATCGCCGAGGGCGACGACATTGCTGCGGGCAGGTTTACGTCGCAGCCCGGCGGCGCCCTCGAAAGCCTGCGTGAACTGGTCGCGGCATCGCGTATCGATCTGCCGGCGGGTCTGCCGCCGCCCTCCGCGGGCCTCTATGGCGCGATCGGCTACGATATGATCCGCCTGTTCGAGCACTTGCCGGACATCAACCCGGACACCCTGGGCCTGCCGGACGGGGTGATGACGCGCCCATCGGTCGTGGCGGTGTTCGACGCTATCGCTCAGGAGATCATCCTGGTCACCCAGGTGCGTCCAGGGGAGGCGGAGACGACCGCGGCCTATGAGGCGGCGCGCGAACGACTGGCGGCGATCGTCGCTGACCTGCGCAAGGCCACGCCGCAACTGACCGGCCAGGGCGCGCCGCAGCCGGACCAGTTCACCAGCCTGGTGAGCCGCGAGGATTTCCATGGCGTGGTCGCCAAGGCCAAAGACTACATCGCCGCCGGCGATGTCTTCCAGGTCGTGCTCAGCCACCGGTTCCGCAGTCCCTTCGCGCGCGATCCCTTCTCGCTCTATCGGTCGCTCCGTCGGACGAACCCCTCGCCGTTCCTCTTCTATCTCGACTTCGGCGATTTCCAGATGGCGGGCTCGTCGCCGGAAATCCTGGTGCGCCTGCGCGACAACAAGGTCACCATCCGACCGCTGGCCGGCACCCGTCGACGTGGCGCGACACCGGAGGAAGATCTGGCGCTGGAAGCCGAACTAAAGTCCGACCCCAAGGAGATCGCTGAGCACCTCATGCTCCTCGACCTGGGCCGCAACGACGTCGGCCGGGTGACGATGCTGAAGAAAAAGGGCTCGAACGCCCCCGCCGTCGCCAGCGCCAAGCCGCGCGTGCGCGTCACCGACAGCTTCTTCGTCGAGCGCTATAGTCACGTCATGCACCTGGCCTCGAACGTCGAGGGCGATGCGCCCGATGGCCTCGATCCGGTCGACGTGATCATGTCGGCCCTGCCCGCCGGCACGCTCTCAGGCGCGCCCAAGGTGCGGGCGATGGAGATCATCGACGAACTCGAGATCGAAAAGCGCGGCATCGGCTATGCCGGCGCAGCTGGCTATTTCGGCTGTGATGGTTCGCTCGACACCTGCATCATCCTGCGTACCGCCTTCTTCAAGGACGGCATGATGTACGTGCAGGCCGGCGCCGGCATCGTCGCCGACTCCGATCCGGATTCGGAATACGCCGAGACTTTGCAGAAGGCGGCGGCCTTGCGGCGCGCGGCTGAGGAAAGCTGGCGTTTCGTCTGACGCCACCCCATCCTTAATGACGCCGACATCGCAAGAGCGCCCGCATGATCCTGGTCATCGATAACTACGACAGCTTTACATACAACCTGGTTCACTACCTGAGCGAACTGGGCGCAGAGACGCTTGTTCATCGCAACGACGACCTGACAGCCGCCGAGGCCCTGTCCTTGCGCCCGGCCGGCGTCCTGTTGTCGCCCGGCCCGTGCACGCCCAACGAAGCCGGCATCTGCTTAGAACTTCTGGCCGCCGCGCCCGACGACCTGCCGATCCTGGGGGTCTGCCTGGGTCACCAGGCGATTGGCCAGGCCTTCGGCGGCGAGGTGGTTCGCGCGCGCGCGCTGATGCACGGCAAGACCAGCCAGGTTCGCCACGACGGTGAAGGCGTGTTCCAGGGTCTGCCAAGCCCCTTCACCGCAACCCGCTACCACAGCCTAGCGGTGCGCCCTGAAAGTCTGCCGGATACTCTGGTCGCTAACGCATGGACGGCGGACGGCGAGATCATGGGTCTGCGCCATCGTGACCGTCCGATCCACGGCGTGCAGTTCCACCCGGAATCCATCGCCACCGAGCACGGCCACGAACTGCTCGCCAATTTCCTGGTCCTGGCGGGCGTCACCTCGCGCGTCCCGGCCTAGCCGTGTCCGAGGCCTTCAAGCCCCTGCTGCGGCGCCTCGCCGACGGCGCGACGCTGTCGGAGGATGACGCCGAAGCCTTCTTCGCCGCCTGTCTGCGTGGCGAGCCGACGCCGGCCCAGACGGCCGCCGCGGTCACGGCCATGCGGCTGCGCGGCGAGACCGTGGGCGAGATCACCGCCTCGGCCCGCGCCATGCGCGCAGCGGCGATCCGGCTGGATCATAGGCACGATGTCATCGACGTCTGCGGCACCGGCGGCGATGGCCTGCATACGCTGAACATATCCACCGCCGTCGCCTTCGTGGCCGCCGGCGCAGGCGTCAAGGTCGCCAAACACGGCAACCGGGCGTTGTCGTCACGGTCTGGCGCAGGCGACATCCTGAGTGAACTCGGCGTCGATCTGGCGGCCGACGGCGAGCGCCAGAGGCGTGCGCTCGACGAGGCCAATATCTGCTTCCTGTTTGCGCCGGCTCACCACGGCGCCATGCGCCACGTGGCGCCAATCCGCGCCGATCTGGGTTTCCGCACCATCTTCAACCTGCTGGGCCCGCTGACTAATCCCGCGGGCGCGAAGCGGCAACTGCTGGGTGTGTTCGATTCGCGCTGGGTCGAGCCCCTGGCGCGCGTGCTGGGCGCGCTTGGCGCCGAGAAGGCCTGGACCGTCCATGGCCAGGGCATGGACGAGCTGACAACCACCGGCGAGAGTCAGGTCGCCGAATGGCGCGACGGCCAAGTGCGGCTTTTCACCATCTCGCCGGAGGCGGTCGGCTTGCCGCGGGCGTCGCTTTCAGACCTGACCGGCGGTTCGCCCGCTGAGAACGCCGAGGCGTTGCGTGAGCTGTTCGCCGGCAAGACCGGCGCCTATCGCGATATTGTCCTGTTGAACACCGCCGCGGCCCTCCTGGTGGCCGACAAGGTCGAGACCCTGCGCGACGGCGTGACCGTAGCCGCCGCCGTGATCGACGACGGCCGGGCGGCCCAGGCGCTGGCGCGGCTTGTGGAGATCAGCCAGTCATGAGCGACATCCTCCGGCGGATCGCCGCCTATAAGCGCGAGGACGTCGCCGCCCGAAAGGCCTCACGTGAGCCCGGCGAACTGGAAGCCGCCGCACTCGCCGCCGACGCGCCCCGCGGCTTTCGCGCGGCCCTGGAACGCGACCATGCGCCAGGTAAGCTGGCGCTGATCGCCGAGATCAAACGCGCCTCGCCGTCCCGGGGGCGGATTCGCGATGACTTTGACCCTCCGTCCTTGGCGCGCGCCTACGCAGCAGGGGGCGCGTCGTGCCTGTCGATCCTGACAGACGCCCCGAGCTTCGAGGGTGAGGACAGCTATCTCGTGGCCGCCCGCGCCGCCTGCGCCCTGCCCTGTATCCGCAAAGATTTCCTGGTTGATCCCTGGCAGGTCGCCGAGTCCCGGTCCCTCGGCGCCGATGCGATCCTGGTCATCCTGGCGATGATCGACGATGAGCTCGCCTCATCGTTGATCGCTGAAGCCCGTCGCTTCGGCATGGACGCTCTGGTCGAGGTTCACGACGAAGCTGAGATGGCCCGCGCCGCCGCGCTGGGCGCCGACCTGGTGGGCGTGAACAACCGTGACCTGCGGACCTTCACGCTGGATCTGGCGAATACCGAACGATTGGCGAAACTGTCGCCGCCGGGGGCTCTGCTAGTGACAGAGAGCGGCATCTTTACCGCGGCCGACGCCGCGCGGCTCGAAGCCCGTGGCGCCAAGGCGATGCTGGTGGGTGAAAGCCTGATGCGTCAGGCGGACGTGCAAGCGGCGACTCAGGCCTTGCTGGCCCTCTGAGTCG
This is a stretch of genomic DNA from Phenylobacterium immobile (ATCC 35973). It encodes these proteins:
- a CDS encoding peptidylprolyl isomerase — translated: MLTAFRAFAKSWVAAVLIGLLVVSFAVFGLNDVFRTNFGGAVIVAGSRKVQPAEFKQAFERYKADLDQRFGQPIPLEMAIERGVDRQVLTGMAEQASLAALLDKMGVRAADTLVAKQIAQIPAFFDRVSGRFDKTAYASMLAQNGLTTERFEQDMRDEIATQHLQSALFEQFEAPRAYGALAAIYGLESHDIGYVAVQPQNVPAIGLPTDAQLQAFMDENRAQLLRPEQRVLTVVRFDPALAGAATTVDPAELQKRYAFRKDTLSTPETRSLVQIAAKDAAAAQRIAAQLQAGAEATTVAKSVGVDAINYADRPQTSIADRKAAAAIFATPAGAVRTVQGDLGLSVVKVLKITPGRQVGLEEIRPQLEAEIRKEAAAEKVYALSQAYEDAHQKGASLSEAAQKAGVAAVTIGPLSKDGRDDRGAPVAGLTQKLVETAFELPAGGESDVTAEQEGRYFAVRVERVIAPAMPPMAEVKPALTRVWTQREMMKRLQAKADELSVRLSKGESLAAIGAGIGVQPVRVAGLDRRNAGQHPNFSPDFLTKALEGKAGDVFTGQIAPFGVAVAKIEATRPGDPAQLALATQQTRPQMTGTLLQELVGSLRAGARNSVKPKVDANAARAALGLPPIDAKADAPKKATP
- the trpE gene encoding anthranilate synthase component I, coding for MKLEPAFEAFAEVHAKGAPQLVWTRLIDDLETPVSAYLKIGHGRPYAFLFESVEGGAWRGRYSIITLKPDLVWRCHGEQAEIAEGDDIAAGRFTSQPGGALESLRELVAASRIDLPAGLPPPSAGLYGAIGYDMIRLFEHLPDINPDTLGLPDGVMTRPSVVAVFDAIAQEIILVTQVRPGEAETTAAYEAARERLAAIVADLRKATPQLTGQGAPQPDQFTSLVSREDFHGVVAKAKDYIAAGDVFQVVLSHRFRSPFARDPFSLYRSLRRTNPSPFLFYLDFGDFQMAGSSPEILVRLRDNKVTIRPLAGTRRRGATPEEDLALEAELKSDPKEIAEHLMLLDLGRNDVGRVTMLKKKGSNAPAVASAKPRVRVTDSFFVERYSHVMHLASNVEGDAPDGLDPVDVIMSALPAGTLSGAPKVRAMEIIDELEIEKRGIGYAGAAGYFGCDGSLDTCIILRTAFFKDGMMYVQAGAGIVADSDPDSEYAETLQKAAALRRAAEESWRFV
- a CDS encoding anthranilate synthase component II, with product MILVIDNYDSFTYNLVHYLSELGAETLVHRNDDLTAAEALSLRPAGVLLSPGPCTPNEAGICLELLAAAPDDLPILGVCLGHQAIGQAFGGEVVRARALMHGKTSQVRHDGEGVFQGLPSPFTATRYHSLAVRPESLPDTLVANAWTADGEIMGLRHRDRPIHGVQFHPESIATEHGHELLANFLVLAGVTSRVPA
- the trpD gene encoding anthranilate phosphoribosyltransferase; translated protein: MSEAFKPLLRRLADGATLSEDDAEAFFAACLRGEPTPAQTAAAVTAMRLRGETVGEITASARAMRAAAIRLDHRHDVIDVCGTGGDGLHTLNISTAVAFVAAGAGVKVAKHGNRALSSRSGAGDILSELGVDLAADGERQRRALDEANICFLFAPAHHGAMRHVAPIRADLGFRTIFNLLGPLTNPAGAKRQLLGVFDSRWVEPLARVLGALGAEKAWTVHGQGMDELTTTGESQVAEWRDGQVRLFTISPEAVGLPRASLSDLTGGSPAENAEALRELFAGKTGAYRDIVLLNTAAALLVADKVETLRDGVTVAAAVIDDGRAAQALARLVEISQS
- the trpC gene encoding indole-3-glycerol phosphate synthase TrpC; this encodes MSDILRRIAAYKREDVAARKASREPGELEAAALAADAPRGFRAALERDHAPGKLALIAEIKRASPSRGRIRDDFDPPSLARAYAAGGASCLSILTDAPSFEGEDSYLVAARAACALPCIRKDFLVDPWQVAESRSLGADAILVILAMIDDELASSLIAEARRFGMDALVEVHDEAEMARAAALGADLVGVNNRDLRTFTLDLANTERLAKLSPPGALLVTESGIFTAADAARLEARGAKAMLVGESLMRQADVQAATQALLAL